The Gallus gallus isolate bGalGal1 chromosome 28, bGalGal1.mat.broiler.GRCg7b, whole genome shotgun sequence genome has a segment encoding these proteins:
- the MBD3 gene encoding methyl-CpG-binding domain protein 3 isoform X2 encodes MPSSGLSVLQLAASRPACRQGWSPSSSDILNLQLAPGGIGTSSVLICVQQVPSGKKFRSKPQLARYLGSSMDLSTFDFRTGKMLMSKMNKNRQRMRYDCSNQAKGKPDLNTALPVRQTASIFKQPVTKITNHPSNKVKSDPQKAVDQPRQLFWEKKLSGLNAFDIAEELVKTMDLPKGLQGVGPGCTDETLLSAIASALHTSTMPITGQLSAAVEKNPGVWLNTSQPLCKAFMVTDEDIRKQEELVQQVRKRLEEALMADMLAHVEEIARDGEAPTEKEGGEEEGEDEEEEEEQDHDQEMENV; translated from the exons ATGCCATCTTCTGGTCTGAGCGTTCTGCAGCTCGCAGCGAGCCGTCCTGCATGCAGACAGGGATGGAGCCCTTCCTCCTCTGATATTCTGA ATCTCCAACTGGCTCCAGGAGGCATTGGAACCTCATCGGTGCTCATTTGTGTCCAGCAGGT CCCCAGTGGGAAGAAGTTCCGCAGCAAACCCCAGCTGGCTCGCTACCTGGGCAGCTCCATGGACCTGAGCACCTTTGACTTCCGCACGGGGAAAATGCTGATGAGCAAAATGAACAAGAACAGGCAGAGGATGCGCTACGACTGTTCCAACCAAGCCAAA GGCAAGCCTGATTTGAACACGGCACTGCCCGTCAGGCAGACGGCCTCCATCTTCAAACAGCCTGTCACAAAGATCACAAACCATCCCAGCAATAAGGTGAAGAGTGATCCGCAGAAAGCTGTGGACCAACCCCGGCAG CTCTTCTGGGAGAAGAAATTAAGCGGGCTGAATGCTTTTGACATCGCAGAGGAGCTGGTGAAAACAATGGACCTTCCCAAAGGATTACAAG GGGTTGGACCTGGTTGCACTGATGAGACCCTTCTGTCTGCCATAGCCAGTGCTCTGCACACCAGCACCATGCCCATCACTGGGCAGCTGTCTGCAGCCGTGGAGAAGAATCCTGGCGTGTGGCTCAACACTTCCCAGCCACTTTGCAAAGCATTTATGGtgactgatgaagatattag GAAGCAAGAGGAGCTGGTGCAGCAGGTGCGGAAGAGGCTGGAGGAAGCTCTGATGGCTGACATGCTGGCCCATGTAGAGGAGATAGCAAGAGATGGGGAAGCTCctacagagaaagaaggaggtgaggaagaaggagaagatgaggaggaggaagaggaacagGATCATGACCAGGAAATGGAGAATGTATAG
- the MBD3 gene encoding methyl-CpG-binding domain protein 3 isoform X4, with protein sequence MDLSTFDFRTGKMLMSKMNKNRQRMRYDCSNQAKGKPDLNTALPVRQTASIFKQPVTKITNHPSNKVKSDPQKAVDQPRQLFWEKKLSGLNAFDIAEELVKTMDLPKGLQGVGPGCTDETLLSAIASALHTSTMPITGQLSAAVEKNPGVWLNTSQPLCKAFMVTDEDIRKQEELVQQVRKRLEEALMADMLAHVEEIARDGEAPTEKEGGEEEGEDEEEEEEQDHDQEMENV encoded by the exons ATGGACCTGAGCACCTTTGACTTCCGCACGGGGAAAATGCTGATGAGCAAAATGAACAAGAACAGGCAGAGGATGCGCTACGACTGTTCCAACCAAGCCAAA GGCAAGCCTGATTTGAACACGGCACTGCCCGTCAGGCAGACGGCCTCCATCTTCAAACAGCCTGTCACAAAGATCACAAACCATCCCAGCAATAAGGTGAAGAGTGATCCGCAGAAAGCTGTGGACCAACCCCGGCAG CTCTTCTGGGAGAAGAAATTAAGCGGGCTGAATGCTTTTGACATCGCAGAGGAGCTGGTGAAAACAATGGACCTTCCCAAAGGATTACAAG GGGTTGGACCTGGTTGCACTGATGAGACCCTTCTGTCTGCCATAGCCAGTGCTCTGCACACCAGCACCATGCCCATCACTGGGCAGCTGTCTGCAGCCGTGGAGAAGAATCCTGGCGTGTGGCTCAACACTTCCCAGCCACTTTGCAAAGCATTTATGGtgactgatgaagatattag GAAGCAAGAGGAGCTGGTGCAGCAGGTGCGGAAGAGGCTGGAGGAAGCTCTGATGGCTGACATGCTGGCCCATGTAGAGGAGATAGCAAGAGATGGGGAAGCTCctacagagaaagaaggaggtgaggaagaaggagaagatgaggaggaggaagaggaacagGATCATGACCAGGAAATGGAGAATGTATAG
- the MEX3D gene encoding RNA-binding protein MEX3D: MPGSIYQPDGGEAARAPPRCLALLSPPPPPPSTVSTGQEPEPETETREGPPPTQDEALRFALDQLSLLGLEETAEPGGGGGGGGGGGGGGGGEAEPEPPGNSPTLPGTSSPPSSSSSSSVFGNFVAPQNHHHHHNHHHHHHHHLPPLLSDQMNLVGNRKKSVNMTECVPVPSSEHVAEIVGRQGCKIKALRAKTNTYIKTPVRGEEPIFIVTGRKEDVEMAKREILSAAEHFSMIRATRNKVNGLTGALQGPPNLPGQTTIQVRVPYRVVGLVVGPKGATIKRIQQQTHTYIVTPSRDKEPVFEVTGMPENVDRAREEIEAHITMRTGSFVDVNADNDFHTNGTDVCLDLQGGSAGLWAKAPHPARRPAAALRNDSLSSLGSASTESFYSGRVADNSPTSPYSTGGGFTFSDAPAPLGSEECDFGFDFLALDLTTPSAAAAIWSPFERAANPLQAFGGSQRRNSGTATPRHSPTLPDSAGGALEHPLARRIQSNPVSTLSWLPTQGSLSSFSTSTGYSSSSSLPGSVSAASGSPTDSSSSDGHRKSSRECMVCFESEVIAALVPCGHNLFCMECAMRICGKAEPECPACHTPATQAIHIFS; encoded by the exons aTGCCCGGCTCCATCTATCAACCCGACGGCGGCGAGGCTGCCCGAGCCCCCCCGCGTTGTTTAGCTTTGCTAAGCCCTCCTCCACCCCCACCTTCGACCGTCAGCACCGGGCAGGAACCGGAGCCCGAAACGGAGACGAGGGAGGGGCCGCCTCCAACGCAAGACGAAGCGTTGAGATTCGCCTTGGATCAACTGTCGTTGTTGGGTTTGGAGGAAACGGCCGAACCgggggggggtggaggaggaggaggaggaggaggaggaggagggggtggggaggcgGAACCGGAGCCCCCCGGGAACAGCCCGACTCTTCCCGGTACCTCTtcaccaccatcatcatcatcatcatcatccgTTTTCGGCAACTTCGTAGCGccccaaaaccaccaccaccaccacaaccaccaccaccaccaccaccaccaccttccCCCTCTTTTGAGCGACCAGATGAACCTCGTcgggaataggaaaaaaagcgTCAATATGACCGAATGCGTTCCCGTTCCGAGCTCCGAACACGTCGCTGAGATCGTGGGGCGGCAAG GTTGCAAAATCAAAGCCCTGCGTGCCAAGACAAACACGTACATCAAGACGCCGGTGAGGGGCGAGGAACCCATCTTCATCGTCACCGGGAGGAAGGAGGACGTGGAAATGGCCAAGAGGGAGATCCTCTCAGCCGCTGAGCACTTCTCCATGATCCGAGCGACACGCAACAAAGTGAATGGGCTGACGGGTGCCCTGCAGGGTCCCCCCAACCTGCCGGGCCAGACCACCATCCAGGTGAGGGTCCCATACCGCGTGGTGGGGCTGGTGGTGGGCCCTAAGGGAGCCACCATCAAACGCATCCAGCAGCAGACGCACACCTACATCGTGACCCCCAGCCGGGACAAGGAGCCCGTCTTCGAGGTGACGGGGATGCCCGAGAACGTGGACCGGGCCCGCGAGGAGATCGAGGCCCACATCACCATGCGGACAGGCTCCTTCGTCGACGTCAACGCCGACAACGACTTCCACACCAACGGCACCGACGTCTGCTTGGACCTGCAGGGTGGTTCTGCTGGTCTTTGGGCCAAAGCCCCCCACCCGGCCCGCCGACCCGCGGCCGCGCTGCGCAATGACAGCctcagctccctgggcagcgcCTCCACCGAGTCCTTCTACAGCGGGCGGGTGGCGGACAACAGCCCCACCAGCCCTTACAGCACCGGCGGTGGATTCACCTTCAGCGATGCGCCGGCCCCGCTGGGCTCGGAGGAATGTGACTTCGGCTTCGACTTCTTGGCCTTGGACCTGACGACGCcgagcgccgccgccgccatctgGTCACCCTTTGAGCGTGCTGCCAACCCCCTGCAAGCCTTCGGCGGCTCGCAGAGACGCAACAGCGGCACGGCCACACCACGCCATTCACCCACCTTGCCAGACAGCGCCGGAGGGGCTTTGGAGCACCCCTTGGCACGCCGCATCCAGAGCAACCCCGTCAGCACCTTGTCCTGGCTGCCCACCCAGGGCTCGCTCTCCTCCTTCTCCACCAGCACGGGCTACTCTTCCTCATCATCACTGCCCGGCAGCGTCTCGGCCGCCTCGGGCTCACCCACCGACTCCAGCAGCTCCGATGGGCATCGCAAGAGCTCCCGCGAGTGCATGGTGTGCTTTGAGAGCGAGGTGATCGCCGCCCTGGTGCCCTGCGGCCACAACCTCTTCTGCATGGAGTGTGCCATGCGCATCTGCGGCAAGGCCGAGCCCGAGTGCCCCGCGTGCCACACACCGGCCACCCAAGCCATCCACATCTTCTCCTAG